In a genomic window of Thermus albus:
- a CDS encoding indolepyruvate ferredoxin oxidoreductase subunit alpha codes for KDRSCQEVCPVECIYDAGEQLYIHPDECIDCGACVPACPVNAIYPEEDVPEEWRVYIKKNREWAQTLPNVHVLEES; via the coding sequence AAGGACCGTTCTTGCCAGGAGGTTTGTCCGGTGGAATGCATCTACGATGCTGGCGAGCAGCTTTACATCCACCCGGACGAGTGCATTGACTGCGGGGCCTGTGTGCCTGCCTGTCCGGTGAACGCCATCTACCCTGAGGAGGATGTCCCCGAGGAGTGGAGGGTTTACATAAAGAAGAACCGCGAGTGGGCCCAGACCTTGCCCAACGTGCACGTGTTGGAGGAAAGCTGA